In the Nicotiana tabacum cultivar K326 chromosome 16, ASM71507v2, whole genome shotgun sequence genome, one interval contains:
- the LOC107822600 gene encoding ABC transporter F family member 4-like: MGKKKTDEAGVSGKAKGSSKDGSKEGKKDKLSVSAMLASMDQKPEKPSKGSSGTGASKAKPKAAPKASAYTDGIDLPPSDDEEDEHLPEEEEELRRHRRNETSPLDTSISHKELKKREKKDVLAFQAAEVAKKVALKDDHDAFTVVIGSRASVLEGQDDADANVKDITIENFSVAARGKELLKNTSVKISHGKRYGLVGPNGMGKSTLLKLLAWRKIPVPKNIDVLLVEQEIVGDDRTALEAVVSANEELIKLREEAASLQNAAASVGENEDDADGNDDVGEKLSELYERLQLMGSDAAEAQASKILAGLGFTKEMQGRATRSFSGGWRMRISLARALFVQPTLLLLDEPTNHLDLRAVLWLEEYLCRWKKTLVVVSHDRDFLNTVCNEIIHLHDLKLHFYRGNFDGFESGYEQRRKEMNKKFEIYDKQLKAAKRSGNRAQQEKVKDRAKFVAAKESKKKGKDRVDEDETPPEAPQKWRDYTVEFHFPEPTELTPPLLQLIEVSFSYPIRPDFRLADVDVGIDMGTRVAIVGPNGAGKSTLLNLLAGDLVPTEGEVRRSQKLRIGRYSQHFVDLLTMDETPVQYLLRLHPDQEGPSKQEAVRAKLGKFGLPSHNHLTPILKLSGGQKARVVFTSISMSKPHILLLDEPTNHLDMQSIDALADALDEFTGGVVLVSHDSRLISRVCDDEERSEIWVVENGTVEKFPGSFDEYKEELVREIREEVDD; this comes from the coding sequence ATGGGGAAGAAAAAAACAGATGAGGCTGGTGTAAGTGGGAAGGCTAAGGGAAGCAGCAAAGATGGCTCCAAAGAAGGGAAAAAGGATAAGCTTTCTGTCTCTGCCATGCTTGCCAGCATGGACCAGAAACCTGAGAAGCCCAGCAAAGGATCTTCAGGCACTGGTGCTAGTAAGGCTAAGCCTAAAGCAGCTCCAAAAGCGTCAGCTTACACTGATGGTATTGATCTTCCTCCTTCCGATGACGAGGAAGATGAGCATCTccctgaagaagaggaagaactGAGAAGGCATAGAAGGAATGAAACAAGTCCACTTGATACCTCCATAAGTCATAAAGAGCTGAAGAAACGCGAAAAGAAGGATGTGCTTGCTTTTCAGGCAGCTGAGGTGGCAAAAAAAGTGGCTCTTAAGGATGATCATGATGCTTTTACTGTTGTTATCGGTAGCAGGGCGTCTGTTCTTGAAGGTCAAGATGATGCTGATGCAAATGTCAAGGATATAACTATAGAGAATttctctgtagcagctcgtggcAAAGAACTTTTAAAGAACACATCAGTAAAGATATCTCATGGGAAGAGATATGGTTTAGTTGGTCCCAATGGGATGGGCAAGTCCACTCTACTAAAGCTCCTTGCTTGGAGGAAGATTCCTGTACCCAAAAACAttgatgtacttttggttgaaCAAGAGATAGTTGGCGATGATAGGACAGCCCTTGAAGCTGTTGTTTCAGCTAACGAGGAACTCATCAAGCTCCGAGAAGAGGCTGCATCTTTACAGAATGCTGCTGCATCTGTTGGTGAGAATGAAGATGATGCTGATGGGAATGATGATGTTGGAGAAAAACTATCTGAACTGTACGAAAGGTTGCAGCTGATGGGATCAGATGCTGCTGAGGCACAAGCATCGAAAATTCTTGCTGGACTTGGTTTCACCAAGGAAATGCAGGGTCGTGCTACCCGGTCTTTTAGTGGTGGTTGGAGGATGAGAATTTCTCTAGCACGGGCTCTTTTTGTTCAGCCTACTCTATTGCTGTTGGATGAACCTACTAATCATCTTGACCTTCGGGCTGTACTATGGTTAGAGGAGTACCTGTGCAGATGGAAGAAAACTCTGGTGGTTGTTTCACATGATCGAGACTTTCTGAACACTGTTTGCAACGAGATTATTCATCTCCATGACTTGAAACTGCACTTCTATCGGGGTAACTTTGATGGTTTTGAAAGTGGATATGAACAACGTCGCAAAGAGATGAACAAGAAGTTTGAGATTTATGATAAGCAGTTAAAAGCTGCCAAAAGATCTGGAAATCGAGCACAACAGGAGAAGGTAAAAGACCGAGCCAAATTTGTAGCTGCCAAAGAATCAAAGAAGAAGGGCAAGGATAGGGTTGATGAAGATGAAACTCCACCTGAAGCACCTCAGAAGTGGAGGGACTACACCGTGGAGTTCCACTTCCCTGAGCCTACTGAACTGACGCCTCCGCTTCTTCAGCTAATTGAGGTCAGCTTCAGCTACCCTATTCGACCAGACTTTAGGCTCGCTGATGTTGATGTTGGAATTGATATGGGGACTCGAGTTGCTATTGTTGGGCCCAATGGAGCAGGAAAATCGACCTTGCTTAACCTCTTGGCAGGTGATTTAGTTCCTACAGAAGGTGAAGTCCGCAGGAGTCAAAAGTTGAGGATTGGAAGGTACTCGCAACATTTTGTTGATCTTCTCACAATGGATGAAACACCAGTCCAGTACCTGCTCCGTCTTCACCCAGATCAGGAGGGACCTAGTAAGCAAGAAGCTGTTCGTGCAAAGCTAGGAAAATTCGGACTTCCCAGCCATAACCATCTTACCCCCATTCTAAAGTTGTCTGGGGGACAAAAGGCTAGAGTTGTATTTACATCCATTTCCATGTCGAAGCCTCACATCTTGCTATTGGATGAGCCGACAAACCATTTGGATATGCAGAGTATTGATGCTTTGGCAGATGCACTTGATGAATTCACAGGTGGAGTTGTTTTAGTTAGTCACGACTCAAGGCTCATATCAAGGGTTTGTGACgatgaagaaagaagtgaaatttgggTAGTTGAGAATGGAACTGTGGAAAAGTTCCCTGGTTCATTTGATGAGTACAAGGAAGAACTTGTAAGGGAAATCAGGGAAGAGGTTGATGATTGA
- the LOC142170650 gene encoding uncharacterized protein LOC142170650 has product MYPFERSAIGEAKKRSLSLEEIKAAQTYILLNCKEVEPFVSMYVESLQEEYPNLSQDQIDENLETYFSIWFKQYVQSNHIENAFLRSLAHEPLTSAICHSVYFVNGYKFHAKSHGTARSTMNNGICISDPNVGDYYGRIQEIIQVEYREEHLKNIVLFKCE; this is encoded by the exons ATGTATCCTTTTGAGAG GTCGGCTATCGGAGAAGCAAAAAAGAGGAGTTTATCCTTGGAAGAAATCAAGGCTGCCCAAACTTACATTCTACTAAATTGTaaagaggttgagccatttgtaAG TATGTACGTGGAAAGTTTACAAGAAGAATATCCGAATCTATCTCAGGATCAAATAGATGAGAATCTCGAAACATATTTCTCTATATGGTTCAAGCAATAT GTCCAAAGCAACCATATTGAGAATGCATTCTTGCGTAGCCTTGCTCATGAACCATTGACAAGCGCGATATGTCATTCAGTGTATTTTGTTAATGGATATAAATTTCACGCAAAAAGTCATGGTACCGCAAGATCAACAATGAACAATGGAATTTGTATATCGGATCCAAATGTTGGTGACTACTATGGTCGGATACAAGAGATTATACAAGTAGAATACCGTGAAGAACATTTAAAGAATATTGTATTATTCAAGTGTGAATGA